A DNA window from Altererythrobacter sp. B11 contains the following coding sequences:
- a CDS encoding WecB/TagA/CpsF family glycosyltransferase — translation MSALPSPLVTTPEARSWSDGLERACLAGIMTAKGTRLQFAEMMTADCLAARDGTLAEPRIVVSSNGSVIARYHRDQAFRRLIDHADVVDADGMPMVNFTRLFWKKPFPERVATTDFVHDACRMAAREGLRFYFLGGKPGVAARAADRLTGLYPGLQVVGTRHGYFAPEDEIDLCRQIVDSGADVLWVGLGSPRQEAFAFRQRSRLAGLGWIRTCGGLFDFCSGDARRAPQLLQNLGLEWLYRASLEPIRLGVRYISTNPSAMWHLITKSDESDCTPAERP, via the coding sequence TTGAGCGCTCTTCCCAGTCCCCTTGTGACAACGCCTGAGGCCCGAAGCTGGTCGGACGGCCTGGAACGGGCCTGCCTGGCCGGCATCATGACGGCTAAAGGCACGAGGTTACAGTTTGCGGAAATGATGACGGCAGATTGCCTTGCCGCGCGCGATGGCACGCTGGCGGAGCCGCGTATTGTCGTCTCGTCGAATGGCTCGGTCATCGCCCGCTACCACCGCGACCAGGCGTTCCGGCGGCTGATCGACCACGCGGACGTGGTCGATGCCGATGGGATGCCGATGGTGAACTTCACCCGCTTGTTCTGGAAGAAACCTTTTCCCGAGCGCGTGGCCACCACCGATTTCGTCCATGATGCGTGCAGGATGGCTGCGCGCGAAGGCCTTCGCTTCTACTTCCTTGGCGGCAAGCCCGGCGTTGCAGCGCGTGCTGCGGACCGCCTGACGGGTCTTTATCCCGGCCTTCAGGTCGTGGGCACGCGCCACGGCTATTTCGCGCCGGAGGACGAGATCGACCTTTGCCGGCAGATCGTCGATTCGGGCGCCGATGTTCTGTGGGTGGGATTGGGAAGCCCGCGCCAGGAAGCCTTCGCTTTTCGGCAGCGCAGCCGCCTGGCGGGGCTTGGGTGGATCCGCACCTGTGGCGGCCTGTTTGATTTCTGTTCCGGAGATGCCAGGCGAGCGCCGCAGCTCCTGCAGAACCTCGGGCTCGAATGGCTGTACCGTGCGAGTCTTGAGCCGATCCGGCTGGGGGTGCGGTATATTTCGACCAACCCCTCTGCTATGTGGCACCTGATCACGAAGAGTGACGAGAGCGATTGCACGCCCGCTGAGAGGCCCTGA
- a CDS encoding GH12 family glycosyl hydrolase domain-containing protein has translation MLIGAPGAWLSGGKGHDTYNVWSADVRILERAGEGVDTFNARFWGAVTLPDNVENLVLFTKGNTLGVGNALANTITASPYGSTLNGMAGNDTLIGGAGSDIFEFGKGSGRDTVVNFQQGWDSIRLKDFGVHSFEELLTHGRQVGADVQFYLGGDTLVLQNTALFKLQATDFEFRLPAPQATEGYLEMDGAGRAFNAHGWYVHNNAWGSGQLVEGVDYTLDSVYSRDDMTSGTEFTWSYPYGTKSAYNILAYPEVSFGVNPKAAVGHKGNPTDTAAVFPVQVDDIASLKIDFDVSFSGTVSGFNVSYDIWLTDKPFGGRESITNELMVWLHTGDFPPVGKVVGTYTQDGQTASIYHEGTYTAVVFDKDWPSGQLDMVALLGTLEKLGIVSSDEYLASINLGAEVVFGNGSLTVNNLDFTLETRGDDGTIIRKEVTGAGTTVTEIPPEPAVHVEDIVTAGALVGFKSTTHDGDLSKTEWCNTDGKLVKSEVAKCHGEMTETQFFDANGKFTGADQFTEKADGKTSLQHFDQNWTFLGAENTVVLASGQTSIRSYDSGWHFTGARNVVDKGDGASSIRYYDAKWQFTGSDEISVKDGVTSTRHFDANAKFTGADNLSVRDDGSVWNLHYDKDWKFAGAEVSRPAADGVVVTTEYDSHWTALERTHDGTIGDDIISAGWGSNLLRGGFGSDILIGGGGKDMFVFDTTIGNDDVDILRGFKHGTDKIALDSHIFDDVDVGGHFALSAFAAGPTAVDADDRIIYDRASGNLYYDPDGNGAAEAVQFAHLDNRPVLTAQDFILMV, from the coding sequence ATGCTCATCGGCGCCCCGGGAGCGTGGCTTTCAGGCGGTAAAGGCCATGACACTTACAATGTCTGGAGCGCCGACGTGCGTATTCTGGAACGAGCGGGTGAAGGTGTCGATACTTTCAACGCCCGGTTCTGGGGAGCAGTCACTCTGCCGGACAATGTGGAGAATCTCGTCCTGTTCACCAAGGGCAACACGCTCGGCGTCGGCAATGCCCTTGCCAACACGATCACTGCCAGCCCCTACGGTTCGACGCTCAACGGCATGGCCGGAAACGACACGCTGATCGGCGGCGCAGGGTCCGACATCTTCGAGTTCGGCAAAGGAAGCGGACGGGACACCGTCGTGAACTTCCAGCAGGGCTGGGACAGCATCCGGTTGAAGGATTTCGGCGTCCACAGCTTTGAAGAGTTGCTCACCCACGGCCGGCAGGTCGGGGCGGACGTACAGTTCTACCTGGGCGGTGATACGCTGGTCTTGCAGAACACGGCCCTGTTCAAACTGCAGGCCACCGATTTCGAGTTCCGCCTTCCTGCGCCGCAGGCGACAGAGGGCTATCTTGAGATGGACGGCGCCGGCAGGGCCTTCAACGCCCACGGCTGGTATGTTCACAACAACGCCTGGGGTTCCGGGCAGCTGGTGGAAGGCGTGGATTACACGCTCGACAGCGTTTACAGTCGCGACGACATGACCAGTGGAACCGAGTTCACCTGGTCCTATCCCTACGGAACCAAGTCGGCCTACAACATCCTCGCCTATCCGGAGGTGTCCTTCGGCGTGAATCCGAAGGCCGCGGTCGGCCACAAGGGCAATCCCACCGACACGGCGGCCGTGTTCCCTGTACAGGTGGACGATATCGCCTCGCTGAAGATCGATTTTGACGTGAGCTTCAGCGGGACCGTTTCGGGCTTCAACGTCTCCTATGACATCTGGCTGACCGACAAGCCGTTCGGCGGGCGCGAAAGCATCACCAACGAGCTGATGGTGTGGCTCCACACGGGCGATTTCCCCCCGGTCGGCAAGGTGGTCGGCACCTATACGCAGGACGGCCAGACGGCCTCGATCTATCACGAGGGCACCTACACGGCGGTCGTATTCGACAAGGACTGGCCGAGCGGACAGCTCGACATGGTGGCCCTGCTTGGCACGCTCGAGAAGCTCGGTATCGTCTCTTCTGACGAATATCTCGCCTCGATCAACCTCGGCGCGGAAGTAGTGTTCGGCAACGGGTCGCTGACGGTGAACAACCTCGACTTCACGCTCGAAACCCGCGGGGACGACGGGACGATCATCAGGAAGGAGGTCACCGGCGCCGGGACCACCGTCACCGAGATCCCGCCCGAGCCTGCGGTCCATGTCGAGGACATCGTCACTGCGGGCGCGCTGGTCGGGTTCAAGAGCACGACGCACGACGGCGATCTGTCCAAGACGGAATGGTGCAACACCGATGGCAAGCTGGTGAAGTCCGAAGTGGCGAAGTGCCATGGGGAGATGACCGAGACGCAGTTCTTCGATGCCAACGGCAAGTTCACCGGCGCCGATCAGTTTACGGAGAAGGCCGACGGGAAGACCTCCCTGCAGCATTTCGACCAGAACTGGACTTTCCTGGGCGCCGAAAACACCGTGGTGCTCGCTTCCGGGCAGACCAGCATCCGGTCTTACGACTCGGGTTGGCATTTTACCGGTGCGCGCAACGTGGTCGACAAGGGCGATGGTGCGAGCTCGATCCGCTATTACGACGCGAAGTGGCAGTTCACCGGCTCGGATGAAATCTCGGTGAAGGACGGCGTGACGAGTACGCGTCATTTCGATGCCAACGCGAAGTTCACCGGCGCGGATAACCTTTCGGTGCGCGACGATGGCTCCGTGTGGAACCTACATTACGACAAGGACTGGAAGTTCGCCGGAGCGGAGGTTTCCAGGCCTGCAGCGGACGGCGTCGTGGTGACCACCGAATATGATTCGCATTGGACGGCGCTGGAGCGGACACACGACGGAACCATCGGCGATGATATCATCTCCGCCGGTTGGGGCTCAAACCTGCTACGCGGCGGCTTCGGCTCCGACATTCTCATCGGTGGCGGTGGCAAGGACATGTTCGTCTTCGACACCACGATCGGCAATGACGATGTCGACATCCTCCGTGGCTTCAAGCACGGCACCGACAAGATTGCCCTGGACAGCCATATCTTCGACGACGTGGACGTCGGCGGGCATTTCGCGCTTTCCGCCTTCGCGGCTGGCCCGACCGCTGTCGATGCGGACGACCGAATCATCTACGACCGGGCGAGCGGCAATTTGTACTACGATCCGGACGGCAACGGTGCGGCTGAGGCGGTGCAGTTCGCACATCTGGACAACCGGCCGGTGCTGACGGCGCAAGATTTCATCCTGATGGTCTAA
- a CDS encoding glycosyltransferase — protein MKVTVGIKALNEEKHIARALASAVAAVRPLSGEVVLADSGSTDRTLEIASEFPVRIVQLANPAERCCGAGAQLAFEHARGEYFYLLDGDMVLDPEFLPVGIAYLEAHPEVAGVGGRVREMETTAEEFQIRAKATAQRSGWQPGIVDRLDCGGLYRTEAIRQVGWFADRNLHAFEEFELGSRLQAKGWKLARIDQPAVEHYGHAVGGYKLLLRRMKSGYSGAPGEVLRGALGRAHLPIVLRRLGHVRTGLVVIAWWLLLLACIATGNWLPLIALLIAPLAFLSWRRGSIKLGLYSLTAWNVSAIGLIQGIFRRRADPNRRLAARIIVDAGDGSKGSPSPASTAPHPLSQ, from the coding sequence TTGAAAGTTACCGTCGGCATCAAGGCCCTCAACGAGGAGAAGCATATCGCCCGCGCGCTTGCGAGCGCGGTGGCGGCTGTGCGGCCGCTGAGCGGCGAGGTAGTGCTGGCGGACAGCGGATCCACCGACCGGACGCTCGAAATCGCTAGCGAGTTCCCCGTACGGATCGTCCAGTTGGCCAATCCGGCAGAGCGGTGCTGCGGCGCCGGAGCCCAACTGGCCTTCGAGCATGCCCGCGGAGAATATTTCTACCTGCTCGATGGGGACATGGTGCTCGATCCGGAATTTTTGCCGGTCGGTATCGCCTATCTGGAAGCGCATCCGGAGGTCGCCGGTGTCGGCGGGCGGGTGCGCGAAATGGAAACCACGGCCGAGGAGTTTCAGATCAGGGCCAAGGCCACCGCGCAACGCAGCGGCTGGCAGCCCGGCATCGTGGACCGGCTGGATTGTGGCGGCCTGTATCGCACCGAAGCCATCCGCCAGGTGGGCTGGTTTGCCGATCGCAATCTCCACGCGTTCGAAGAATTCGAACTCGGCTCGCGGCTGCAGGCCAAAGGCTGGAAACTGGCGCGGATCGATCAGCCCGCGGTCGAGCATTATGGCCATGCCGTCGGCGGCTACAAGCTGCTGCTGCGCCGCATGAAGTCGGGCTATTCGGGCGCACCGGGCGAGGTGCTGCGTGGGGCCTTGGGCAGGGCCCACTTGCCTATCGTGCTGCGGCGTCTCGGCCATGTCCGCACCGGATTGGTGGTTATCGCCTGGTGGCTGTTGTTGCTCGCCTGTATCGCAACCGGCAATTGGCTGCCACTAATCGCCCTCCTCATCGCACCGCTCGCCTTTCTCAGCTGGCGCCGGGGGTCGATCAAGCTCGGGCTGTATTCGCTCACCGCGTGGAACGTCAGCGCGATCGGGCTGATCCAGGGAATCTTCCGGCGGCGCGCGGATCCGAACAGGCGCCTGGCCGCGCGGATCATCGTGGACGCTGGTGACGGATCGAAGGGCAGCCCCTCTCCGGCATCCACCGCCCCTCATCCTCTGTCGCAATAG